A single region of the Rhodococcus sp. W8901 genome encodes:
- the dapA gene encoding 4-hydroxy-tetrahydrodipicolinate synthase → MTFHPSGILVPLVTPFADDGELAAAELELLAHAVIDEGAAGIVALGTTAEPATLSPPERRDVVRICGRVCRERGVPLLVGAGSNDTVGTVRAIEALNAEADVTGVLVVVPYYTRPSEAGVVAHFEYVADRSPLPLVLYNVPYRTGQYLGWESVVRLAKHPRIVGIKQAVGSVDTDTARLLAESASSGRAAGSAPVDAFSVLAGEDTLVSPLLAMGAAGAIAATANVCAREFVELYDLWRSGRPVPARALAHQLVGPTSALISEPNPTVIKAVLHAQGRISTPNVRLPLLPAGEPGAIVDALRHLRLALSR, encoded by the coding sequence ATGACCTTCCACCCGTCAGGAATTCTCGTCCCGCTCGTCACTCCGTTCGCGGACGACGGTGAGCTCGCCGCTGCCGAGCTGGAACTCCTCGCGCACGCCGTGATCGACGAGGGAGCGGCCGGGATCGTCGCGTTGGGGACCACCGCGGAGCCGGCGACGCTGAGCCCACCGGAACGCCGCGATGTCGTGCGGATCTGCGGCAGGGTGTGCCGCGAGCGCGGGGTTCCTCTGCTCGTCGGGGCCGGCTCCAACGACACGGTCGGCACCGTGCGGGCGATCGAGGCGCTGAATGCGGAAGCCGATGTCACGGGCGTATTGGTAGTGGTCCCGTACTACACGCGACCGTCCGAGGCGGGGGTCGTGGCGCACTTCGAGTACGTCGCCGATCGGAGTCCGCTTCCGCTCGTTCTGTACAACGTTCCGTACCGCACCGGCCAGTATCTGGGTTGGGAGTCCGTTGTGCGCCTGGCGAAGCATCCGCGGATCGTCGGCATCAAGCAGGCAGTCGGCTCGGTGGATACCGACACCGCGCGGCTTCTCGCGGAGTCTGCGTCGTCGGGTCGCGCCGCGGGGTCTGCTCCTGTGGACGCGTTCTCGGTTCTTGCGGGGGAGGACACGCTCGTCTCGCCGCTGCTCGCGATGGGCGCGGCGGGCGCGATCGCGGCGACCGCGAATGTGTGTGCGAGGGAATTCGTCGAACTGTACGACCTCTGGCGCAGCGGACGACCCGTGCCCGCACGGGCGCTGGCGCACCAATTGGTGGGGCCCACATCCGCACTGATATCCGAGCCCAATCCCACCGTCATCAAGGCCGTTCTCCATGCCCAGGGTCGGATATCCACCCCGAACGTCCGGCTTCCGTTGCTGCCGGCCGGTGAGCCCGGGGCGATCGTCGACGCGCTCCGACACCTTCGCCTTGCGCTCTCGCGATGA
- a CDS encoding LysR family transcriptional regulator, which yields MLDIRKLRLLRELAHRGTIASVAEALSYTPSAVSQQLAALEREAGRPLLTRTGRRVSLTPAGTMLVEHTEVVLADLERAEAALSASEKGLSGSVRLGAFPTALRTIVLPAMLEIGRAEKGLELTVTEVDPAAVPDLLRGGRLDIALVHEYDNVPSTMGPGIETEPILDEVVYLASTEPAEGVDMTVVRRHAGSRWIVGNTGTLCHTMAVRTCQSQGFEPHIAHRVDDFATVLRLVAAGDGVALVPQLGATDVPEGVVLTTLPIHRRTRIAYRLGSRFRPPFAAVSDELHRAARSLPQRPSTTDRSHIG from the coding sequence ATGCTCGACATCCGCAAGCTCAGACTTCTGCGCGAACTCGCCCACCGAGGCACCATCGCGTCGGTCGCAGAGGCACTGTCGTACACGCCCTCGGCGGTGTCACAGCAGCTTGCGGCCCTCGAGCGCGAGGCCGGTCGCCCGCTGTTGACACGCACGGGCCGTCGGGTGAGTCTCACGCCGGCCGGGACGATGCTGGTCGAGCACACGGAGGTCGTGCTCGCCGACCTGGAACGAGCCGAGGCCGCGCTCTCCGCGAGCGAGAAGGGCCTGTCGGGTTCGGTTCGCCTGGGGGCGTTTCCGACTGCCCTACGGACGATCGTGCTGCCCGCAATGCTGGAGATCGGCCGCGCCGAGAAGGGTTTGGAACTGACGGTGACCGAGGTGGATCCCGCCGCCGTGCCGGATCTTCTTCGCGGCGGTCGACTGGACATCGCGTTGGTTCATGAATACGACAACGTGCCCTCCACCATGGGGCCAGGCATCGAGACCGAACCGATCCTCGACGAGGTCGTGTACCTCGCGTCAACGGAACCGGCGGAGGGGGTCGACATGACGGTGGTCCGCCGGCACGCCGGAAGCCGCTGGATAGTCGGCAACACCGGCACCCTCTGCCACACGATGGCCGTACGTACCTGTCAGTCCCAGGGCTTCGAACCGCACATAGCCCATCGGGTCGATGACTTCGCGACGGTCCTGCGACTCGTCGCCGCGGGAGACGGCGTGGCGTTGGTTCCCCAACTCGGAGCGACCGACGTCCCGGAGGGGGTAGTGCTCACGACTCTCCCGATCCACAGGCGGACCCGGATCGCCTACCGGCTCGGAAGTCGGTTCCGGCCGCCATTCGCCGCCGTGAGCGACGAATTGCACCGTGCGGC